A part of Larkinella insperata genomic DNA contains:
- a CDS encoding Gfo/Idh/MocA family protein, whose translation MRKIAMLGSGFIGRFYAESIHGQRGRDRVVAIYARREESAKKFATDYGCSIWATDMEEVIAHPEVDMVCIALPNNLHEAAVLLCAKHKKAVVSTKPLGRNAEEALRMMKAVEEAGIFAGYLEDLCYTPKFLKALESVKNGALGRILWAKSRETHPGPHSDWFWDKEQAGGGCMLDLGCHCVEIARNFIGKDVRPVEVMCWAATQVKPIDAEDHAIALVKYENGAIGQFEVSWTFRGGMDLRDEVMGTEGTIWINNFLRTGFEMFTSGKGADYVAEKAESTSGWLFPVGDEVNDLGYNHMFTDMFNAAEAGREPAETFYDGYVVNAILDAAYRSAETKQWEPVLLPVWRGREGLKPEATLVDYDENYYLIKEEVTHDGRHKVILKDKETGRILERDLP comes from the coding sequence ATGCGAAAAATTGCCATGCTGGGTTCCGGTTTTATTGGCCGGTTCTACGCCGAATCCATCCACGGTCAACGCGGCCGTGACCGTGTGGTGGCCATCTACGCCCGCCGGGAAGAAAGTGCCAAGAAATTTGCCACCGACTACGGCTGCTCCATCTGGGCAACGGACATGGAAGAGGTGATTGCTCATCCGGAGGTTGATATGGTGTGCATTGCCCTGCCCAACAACCTGCACGAAGCCGCCGTGCTGCTTTGCGCCAAACATAAAAAAGCCGTGGTAAGCACCAAACCGCTGGGCCGCAACGCCGAAGAAGCGCTGCGGATGATGAAAGCCGTGGAAGAAGCTGGCATTTTTGCCGGTTACCTGGAAGATTTGTGCTATACCCCCAAGTTTCTGAAAGCCCTGGAAAGCGTTAAAAACGGCGCGTTGGGCCGGATTCTCTGGGCCAAATCGCGCGAGACGCACCCCGGACCGCACAGCGACTGGTTCTGGGACAAGGAGCAGGCCGGTGGGGGGTGTATGCTCGACCTCGGTTGTCACTGCGTCGAAATTGCCCGGAATTTTATTGGCAAAGACGTCAGGCCCGTGGAGGTCATGTGCTGGGCGGCTACGCAGGTCAAGCCCATTGACGCCGAAGACCACGCCATCGCGCTGGTGAAATACGAAAACGGCGCTATCGGGCAGTTTGAGGTAAGCTGGACATTCCGGGGTGGGATGGACCTGCGCGACGAGGTGATGGGAACCGAAGGCACCATCTGGATCAACAATTTTCTGCGGACGGGTTTTGAAATGTTTACCAGCGGCAAAGGCGCCGATTACGTGGCCGAAAAAGCCGAAAGTACGTCCGGCTGGCTTTTTCCGGTGGGCGACGAAGTAAACGATCTGGGCTACAACCACATGTTTACGGACATGTTCAATGCCGCCGAAGCAGGCCGTGAACCCGCCGAAACGTTCTACGACGGCTATGTGGTCAACGCCATACTGGACGCGGCTTACCGATCGGCGGAAACCAAGCAGTGGGAACCCGTTCTGTTGCCGGTCTGGCGGGGGAGGGAAGGGCTGAAACCTGAAGCGACCCTGGTTGATTATGATGAAAATTATTATTTAATCAAAGAGGAAGTTACGCACGACGGACGGCATAAGGTTATTCTCAAAGACAAGGAAACCGGCCGGATCCTGGAACGTGATCTTCCCTAG
- a CDS encoding TonB-dependent receptor: MQKTIYASVLLLLCSTLFAYAQSTATVEGRVYSKQKPLELSTVALKGTRFGALTDTAGVFKLTGVPAGRYQLVVSQVGFETFQKTITLTAGQTFHQTVDLREAANTLGEVVITGTMKEVSKLESPVPVEIYTPKFFQKNPTPNIYDALQNINGVRPQLNCNVCNTGDIHINGLEGPYTMVLLDGMPIVSSLSTVYGLSGIPNSLVERVEVVKGPASTLYGSEAVAGLINIITKNPLKAPVLTADVFGTSWQEYNADLGVKFRAGAANSLVGLNYYNYQRPFDKNGDGFTDVTLQHRISVFNKWQFERKENRLASIVARYFYEDRWGGQTNWNRSLRGTDSLYAESIFTKRLELIGAYQLPTTENITLQSSFNSHQQNSVYGTTPFLATQRIFFAQLLWNKEFNRHVSLLVGTPFRSTFYDDSTPATQSGDSLRPVNQPDRTLLPGIFAQPEFTFNDQHKLLIGVRYDYNSRHGNILTPRFSYKWSPNKDNVIRLNAGTGYRVVNLFTEDHAALTGARQVVVEDELKPERSWNVNLNYTKLLVFGSGFLNIDASLFYTYFTNRIIADYDTDPNKIFFDNLKGHSTSKGLSVNLDASFTFPLKVNAGFTLMDVYKVEDGADGQPVKTRQLLTERITGTWTVSYDFGRGLSADYTGNLYGPMRLPLLSSDDPRPEYSPTWSIQNIQVTKRFDNGFEIYGGVKNLLNFTPPANSIARANDPFDKRVVFGADGQVVATPDNPYRLTFDPNYVFAPNQGIRGFLGVRYTIH; encoded by the coding sequence ATGCAAAAAACGATATACGCATCGGTATTGCTCCTATTGTGCAGTACCTTATTTGCCTATGCTCAGTCAACCGCCACGGTGGAAGGCCGGGTTTATTCCAAACAAAAACCGCTCGAACTGAGCACCGTGGCCCTGAAAGGAACCCGTTTCGGCGCCCTGACCGACACGGCGGGGGTCTTTAAGCTAACCGGCGTTCCGGCGGGGCGCTATCAACTGGTGGTGTCGCAGGTGGGCTTTGAGACGTTTCAGAAAACCATTACGCTGACAGCCGGGCAGACCTTCCACCAAACCGTCGACCTGCGCGAAGCTGCCAACACGCTGGGTGAGGTGGTAATAACGGGCACCATGAAAGAAGTCTCGAAGTTGGAGAGCCCCGTTCCGGTCGAGATTTACACACCCAAATTTTTCCAGAAAAACCCGACGCCCAACATCTACGACGCCCTGCAAAACATCAATGGGGTGCGGCCACAACTCAACTGCAACGTCTGCAACACCGGCGACATTCACATCAACGGATTGGAGGGACCGTATACGATGGTGCTGCTCGACGGGATGCCCATTGTCAGTTCCCTGTCAACGGTGTACGGTTTATCCGGCATCCCCAACTCGCTGGTAGAGCGGGTCGAAGTGGTAAAAGGTCCGGCTTCAACGCTGTACGGTTCGGAAGCCGTGGCCGGTCTGATCAACATCATTACGAAAAACCCGTTGAAAGCACCCGTGCTGACGGCCGATGTCTTCGGAACAAGCTGGCAGGAATACAACGCGGACCTGGGCGTAAAATTCCGGGCCGGAGCCGCCAACTCGCTGGTGGGGCTAAACTATTATAATTACCAGCGGCCGTTCGATAAAAACGGCGACGGTTTTACGGATGTAACCCTGCAACACCGGATTTCGGTGTTCAACAAGTGGCAGTTTGAGCGGAAAGAAAACCGGCTGGCCAGCATCGTGGCCCGGTATTTTTACGAAGATCGCTGGGGCGGCCAAACCAACTGGAATCGCAGCCTGCGGGGCACCGACAGCCTGTACGCCGAAAGTATTTTTACCAAGCGCCTGGAACTGATCGGGGCGTATCAACTGCCCACCACCGAAAATATTACCCTGCAATCATCGTTTAACAGCCACCAGCAGAACTCGGTTTACGGCACAACGCCCTTTTTAGCCACCCAGCGGATTTTCTTCGCCCAACTGCTCTGGAACAAAGAATTCAACCGCCACGTCAGCCTGCTGGTCGGGACGCCCTTCCGCTCTACCTTTTACGACGACAGCACCCCGGCAACCCAGTCGGGCGATTCGCTCCGGCCCGTCAACCAGCCCGACCGGACGCTGCTGCCCGGGATTTTCGCCCAGCCCGAATTTACGTTTAACGACCAGCATAAGCTCCTGATCGGGGTGCGCTACGATTACAACTCCCGGCACGGCAACATCCTGACGCCCCGGTTTTCGTACAAATGGTCGCCCAACAAAGACAACGTGATCCGGCTCAATGCCGGGACGGGTTACCGGGTGGTCAACCTGTTTACGGAAGATCACGCGGCCCTGACCGGTGCCCGGCAGGTGGTGGTGGAAGATGAACTGAAGCCCGAACGAAGCTGGAACGTTAACCTTAATTATACGAAGCTGCTGGTATTCGGGAGCGGTTTTCTGAACATCGACGCATCGCTGTTTTATACTTACTTCACCAACCGGATCATTGCCGATTACGATACCGACCCCAATAAAATCTTCTTCGATAACCTGAAAGGCCACTCAACGTCGAAAGGTCTGAGCGTTAACCTGGACGCCAGTTTCACGTTCCCGCTGAAAGTAAACGCCGGTTTTACGCTCATGGATGTGTACAAAGTGGAAGACGGGGCCGACGGGCAACCCGTCAAGACGCGTCAGTTGCTGACCGAACGGATTACGGGAACCTGGACGGTTTCTTACGATTTTGGGCGGGGGCTTTCGGCTGATTATACGGGGAATCTGTACGGTCCCATGCGGCTCCCGTTGCTGAGTTCCGACGACCCGCGCCCCGAATACTCACCAACCTGGAGCATTCAAAACATCCAGGTAACCAAACGGTTCGACAATGGATTTGAAATTTACGGCGGAGTAAAAAACCTGCTGAATTTCACCCCTCCGGCCAACAGCATCGCCCGGGCCAACGACCCGTTCGACAAACGGGTGGTATTCGGCGCTGACGGCCAGGTGGTGGCCACACCGGACAATCCTTACCGGCTGACGTTCGATCCCAACTACGTATTTGCGCCCAACCAGGGAATACGCGGTTTTCTGGGGGTTCGGTATACGATTCATTAA
- a CDS encoding glycosyltransferase family 2 protein, whose amino-acid sequence MENNCGITCIIPFYNEGERIFSVLEAVTGLGTFDQIICVDDGSEDDTLARIRQRWPRLTVMRMPENRGKTAAIKRALEAVESPYVMLMDADLRNLEPDELAQIVRMIGTCPDVDMLILRRLNAEWFVRMNRADVLLSGERILRTDDLRAVLAGPVDGFQLEMAINEYMWKHQKEVCWVPWSAKNTYKMDKRGTVDGFLKDVMMYADVLQYIGVVSFVRQMAGFARKPLRGRPVLT is encoded by the coding sequence ATGGAAAACAACTGTGGAATAACCTGCATCATACCGTTTTACAACGAAGGAGAGCGGATCTTTTCGGTTTTGGAAGCGGTTACGGGCCTGGGTACCTTCGACCAGATTATCTGCGTCGACGATGGCTCGGAAGACGATACATTGGCCCGAATCCGGCAACGGTGGCCGCGACTGACAGTAATGCGGATGCCGGAAAACCGGGGAAAAACGGCCGCTATCAAACGGGCTCTGGAAGCCGTTGAGTCGCCGTATGTGATGCTGATGGACGCGGATCTGCGCAATCTGGAGCCGGACGAGCTGGCACAGATTGTCCGGATGATTGGCACGTGCCCGGATGTAGACATGCTGATTCTGCGTCGGCTGAATGCCGAATGGTTTGTCCGGATGAACCGCGCCGACGTGCTGTTGTCCGGGGAGCGGATTTTACGGACCGACGATCTGCGCGCCGTATTGGCCGGACCCGTTGACGGTTTTCAACTGGAGATGGCGATCAACGAGTACATGTGGAAGCATCAAAAGGAAGTGTGCTGGGTACCGTGGTCGGCCAAAAATACCTATAAAATGGACAAGCGGGGAACGGTTGACGGTTTCCTGAAAGACGTGATGATGTACGCCGATGTCCTGCAATACATCGGTGTGGTTAGCTTTGTTCGTCAGATGGCGGGTTTTGCCCGGAAGCCGCTGCGGGGAAGGCCAGTTCTGACCTAA
- a CDS encoding sensor histidine kinase: MIPSPPVAGSSKLVFTHLPQFAKFLLDNHLADFSRELLRLYRQVDIPILAFYKDLPPEQLIEILNDSSVKLLTAFVENRAGQHIEATLQRWALDQLGQVRRDQIATQDIALMGYVRKQGFLTFLPRYTVDPVEMVGLIREMDAYTLELSNNAFGLYINLLQEKIDAQVHFIRKITDAAPAIIATYHIQTGEYQYISRGFEMLLGYSQERVLREGVDFLLTIIHPDDLTSLLAENAQALDKANQGPEEAQVSEFIYRMRHQNGHYRWFQTFGTVFDRNAQGLVEHVLNISIDITDKVEAEHQVEEKNRRLEQSNARLQEFAYIASHDLKEPLRKISTFGERLSISQHDKIDAEGELYLSKIIDAAQRMQTLIGDILSVSLISSDQKFEQHSLKQILDDVVQSLEHQIEQVNARVYTDELPVVALVASQFRQLFQNLLTNAFKFARKDTPPAVRITHRFLPPGSVHALGLPAIRPYLEVKIADNGIGFDNQHAGKIFTIFQRLHTKREFEGTGIGLAICKKIVENHGGIITAEGVPNQGATFTIVIPA; the protein is encoded by the coding sequence TTGATACCATCTCCTCCTGTGGCCGGTTCATCGAAGCTGGTCTTTACGCATCTGCCTCAATTTGCTAAATTTCTGCTGGATAATCACCTGGCGGACTTTAGCCGGGAATTGCTGCGCCTGTACCGGCAGGTAGACATCCCAATCCTGGCTTTTTACAAAGACCTGCCGCCCGAACAACTGATTGAAATCCTAAACGATTCGTCCGTGAAACTGCTCACGGCTTTTGTTGAAAACCGGGCCGGTCAGCACATTGAGGCCACCCTGCAACGCTGGGCGCTCGATCAGTTGGGTCAGGTTAGGCGCGACCAGATTGCTACGCAGGACATTGCTCTGATGGGATACGTCCGCAAGCAAGGCTTTCTCACTTTCCTTCCCCGTTACACCGTCGATCCGGTCGAAATGGTTGGGCTGATCCGGGAAATGGACGCCTATACGCTGGAGCTTTCCAACAATGCGTTTGGGCTGTACATCAATCTTTTGCAGGAGAAGATTGATGCACAGGTCCATTTTATCCGAAAAATTACGGATGCCGCTCCGGCCATCATTGCTACCTACCACATCCAAACCGGAGAGTACCAATACATCAGCCGGGGTTTCGAGATGTTGCTGGGCTATTCTCAGGAGCGGGTTCTGCGGGAGGGAGTTGATTTTTTGCTGACCATTATTCATCCCGACGATCTGACGAGTCTGCTGGCGGAGAACGCGCAGGCTTTGGACAAGGCCAATCAGGGACCGGAGGAAGCCCAGGTGTCGGAATTTATATACCGGATGCGGCACCAGAACGGCCATTACCGCTGGTTTCAAACCTTCGGTACGGTTTTCGACCGCAATGCGCAGGGCCTGGTCGAGCACGTGCTTAACATTTCGATCGACATCACCGACAAGGTGGAGGCCGAGCACCAGGTGGAAGAAAAGAACCGCCGACTGGAGCAGTCGAACGCCCGTTTGCAGGAGTTTGCCTACATTGCCAGCCACGATCTGAAAGAGCCGTTGCGGAAAATATCCACCTTCGGCGAGCGGCTGTCGATCAGTCAGCACGACAAAATTGATGCGGAAGGGGAGTTGTATCTGTCGAAGATCATCGACGCGGCCCAGCGAATGCAAACCCTGATCGGCGATATTCTGTCGGTTTCGTTGATTTCGTCGGACCAGAAATTTGAGCAGCACAGCCTGAAGCAGATTCTGGATGACGTGGTGCAGTCGCTCGAGCACCAGATTGAACAGGTAAACGCCCGGGTGTACACCGATGAGCTGCCGGTTGTGGCCCTGGTGGCGTCCCAGTTCCGGCAGCTTTTCCAGAACCTGCTGACGAATGCCTTTAAATTTGCCCGAAAGGATACGCCCCCCGCCGTCCGAATTACGCACCGTTTTTTACCGCCAGGCAGCGTTCATGCCCTCGGTCTGCCGGCGATTCGGCCGTATCTGGAGGTGAAAATTGCCGATAACGGCATTGGATTCGATAACCAGCATGCCGGTAAAATCTTCACCATTTTCCAGCGGCTGCACACCAAAAGAGAATTTGAAGGCACCGGCATCGGCCTGGCTATCTGCAAGAAGATTGTGGAAAACCACGGCGGCATCATCACGGCTGAAGGGGTTCCCAACCAGGGCGCAACGTTTACCATTGTCATCCCGGCCTGA
- a CDS encoding GntR family transcriptional regulator gives MTDRPTRIPQYQYLYESLRQQIIRGDFKAGDLLPSEKDLQNQFRLTQPTIRQALGLLVQDGYIRKHQGKGSIVQPLPIGLGVMSIVGRLANTANASRAEGMTTTILTKPKQHPFPDDFLFTPTEEDTKVGFIYFERLRAVDEEPVFFEKISLPNRYLPGFSRQRLENRSLFDLLRAKYGLLVKGGEQKVLAVPADDELARQLNVAIHTPLLRLDKRLDTNRPDFSFYSSLYARTDSYLLHGRF, from the coding sequence ATGACCGATCGGCCAACCCGTATTCCGCAGTATCAGTATCTTTACGAATCGTTGCGCCAGCAGATTATCCGGGGCGATTTTAAAGCCGGTGACCTGTTGCCGTCCGAGAAAGACCTTCAGAATCAGTTCCGTCTGACGCAGCCGACCATCCGGCAGGCGCTCGGACTGCTGGTGCAGGACGGGTACATCCGTAAGCACCAGGGCAAAGGCAGCATCGTACAACCGCTCCCGATTGGCCTGGGCGTAATGTCGATTGTCGGGCGGCTGGCCAACACGGCGAATGCCAGCCGGGCTGAGGGTATGACCACGACTATTTTGACCAAACCCAAGCAGCACCCTTTTCCGGACGATTTTTTGTTTACCCCAACCGAAGAAGACACCAAGGTTGGTTTTATTTATTTTGAACGGCTGCGGGCGGTTGACGAAGAACCCGTCTTTTTCGAGAAAATCAGTTTACCCAACCGCTATTTACCCGGTTTCTCACGCCAGCGGCTGGAAAACCGTTCCCTGTTTGATTTACTGCGGGCCAAATACGGTTTGCTGGTGAAAGGAGGTGAGCAGAAAGTGCTGGCCGTTCCAGCCGACGATGAACTAGCGCGGCAACTGAATGTGGCCATCCATACGCCCCTGTTGCGGCTCGACAAGCGACTTGATACCAACCGGCCGGACTTCAGCTTTTATTCTTCCCTGTACGCCCGCACCGACAGTTACCTGCTGCACGGACGGTTCTGA
- a CDS encoding SDR family NAD(P)-dependent oxidoreductase → MDQLWLANKRIVIIGGTTGLGLSAAQAFVGQGARVVVVGRNEESCKAAEAQLGGFGLALNGDATDPATAISAITLCQGEFGGFDGLYHVAGGSGRRFGDGPLHHLTLEGWNKTVELNLTSLMLSNQAAVRAFLEQNTGGTILNMSSVLGFSPSPKHFATHAYAATKSAVIGFTKSIAAYYASNDIRINVLAPALVETPMAQRAANDETIRAFIGTKQPLNGGRIGQPTDLDGAAIYFMSEYSRFTTGQVLAVDGGWEVSEGQY, encoded by the coding sequence ATGGACCAACTGTGGCTGGCTAACAAACGGATTGTAATTATTGGCGGCACCACCGGCCTAGGCTTGTCGGCTGCGCAGGCGTTTGTTGGGCAGGGAGCCCGCGTGGTGGTGGTGGGGCGAAACGAGGAAAGCTGCAAGGCGGCCGAAGCGCAACTGGGCGGTTTTGGTTTGGCCCTGAACGGCGACGCCACCGATCCGGCCACGGCCATTTCGGCCATTACACTGTGTCAGGGCGAGTTTGGCGGTTTCGACGGACTCTACCACGTCGCGGGCGGAAGCGGTCGGCGGTTTGGCGACGGTCCGTTGCACCACCTCACGCTCGAAGGCTGGAACAAGACGGTGGAACTGAACCTGACCTCGCTGATGCTCTCCAATCAGGCAGCCGTGCGGGCGTTTCTGGAGCAAAATACCGGCGGCACCATCCTGAACATGAGTTCCGTGCTTGGTTTTTCGCCCTCGCCGAAGCACTTCGCTACCCACGCCTATGCGGCTACCAAGTCGGCCGTTATCGGTTTTACAAAGTCCATTGCGGCTTATTACGCATCCAACGACATCCGCATCAATGTGCTGGCGCCCGCCCTGGTTGAAACGCCAATGGCGCAGCGGGCCGCCAACGACGAAACAATCCGGGCGTTTATCGGCACCAAACAACCGCTGAACGGGGGCCGCATCGGCCAGCCAACCGATCTGGACGGGGCCGCCATTTATTTTATGTCGGAGTATTCGCGGTTTACAACGGGGCAGGTCCTGGCGGTCGATGGCGGCTGGGAGGTCAGTGAGGGGCAATATTGA
- a CDS encoding SIS domain-containing protein, with protein MIHTYLQKCRQLIDTVEQQTAELQLAAQWFADTILAGRMVHVFGSGHSRIMVEEMWPRYGSFPGFNPIVELSLTFHNLVVGANGQRQAMFLENVPGLAERILRNYDLSEQDSALVISSSGSNVVPIEMAEEFQRRGVKVVALITKEHAERSTSKRKDGLKLSDFADLVLDTGAPVGDAMVTVPDLETPVSPGSTVGGALIVNSIKAELARLLTEAGQPPKVLTAGAVVGTERATELFEAAYDEHAHRLAKLYAQVGQTADLRAQGPAGTPV; from the coding sequence ATGATACACACGTACTTACAAAAATGCCGGCAACTGATTGATACGGTCGAGCAGCAGACAGCGGAATTGCAACTGGCGGCTCAGTGGTTTGCCGACACCATTCTGGCGGGCCGCATGGTCCACGTGTTTGGTTCGGGCCATAGCCGGATTATGGTGGAAGAGATGTGGCCGCGTTACGGCTCGTTTCCCGGCTTTAATCCCATTGTCGAATTGTCGCTGACGTTTCACAACCTGGTGGTAGGCGCCAACGGCCAGCGGCAGGCGATGTTTCTGGAGAACGTTCCGGGGTTGGCCGAGCGGATTCTGCGGAATTACGACCTTTCCGAACAGGATTCGGCCCTGGTGATTTCGTCGAGTGGCAGCAACGTGGTGCCCATCGAAATGGCGGAAGAATTTCAGCGTCGGGGCGTCAAAGTCGTTGCGCTCATCACGAAAGAACATGCCGAACGCAGCACCAGCAAACGGAAAGACGGTTTGAAACTGAGTGATTTTGCTGATCTGGTTCTGGATACGGGTGCGCCCGTGGGCGATGCGATGGTAACGGTTCCGGATCTGGAAACGCCGGTTTCACCCGGCAGCACGGTGGGGGGCGCGTTGATCGTCAACAGCATCAAAGCCGAACTGGCCCGCTTGCTGACCGAAGCCGGTCAGCCACCCAAGGTCCTGACGGCCGGTGCGGTGGTGGGTACCGAACGGGCCACCGAACTGTTCGAAGCCGCCTACGACGAACACGCCCACCGGTTGGCGAAGCTCTACGCGCAGGTTGGGCAAACCGCCGATCTGCGGGCGCAGGGACCCGCGGGAACACCCGTTTAG
- a CDS encoding ROK family protein, whose amino-acid sequence MKAIGIDIGGTRIKGVLIDAQTGDVLHRVITPTNDREDGQWKEAVADTFRQLKAVTAEPVAGVGLSAPGLPTPSNDAIACMPGRLPGLEGLHWSAFLGEPVRVLNDAHAALMAEARFGAARNIQNALMLTLGTGVGGGLLMNGRLYQGYYQMAGHLGHIPVQADSSQLGITGTPGSLEDAIGNATVARRSYGRYSMTNELLDAYHQQEPLATLVWLTSVRHLATALAGLANAFSPEVIVLGGGITQAGDALFGPLDSFMALFEWRPAGKKTAIRKAHFEDWAGAIGAAGFAVVADSEIQTL is encoded by the coding sequence ATGAAGGCAATCGGCATCGACATTGGCGGTACCCGAATTAAAGGCGTGTTGATCGACGCCCAAACCGGTGACGTGCTGCACCGGGTCATTACACCGACCAACGATCGGGAAGACGGGCAATGGAAAGAGGCCGTGGCCGACACCTTTCGGCAGCTCAAAGCCGTAACCGCTGAACCGGTGGCTGGCGTTGGCTTGTCGGCACCGGGTTTGCCCACCCCTTCCAACGACGCAATTGCCTGCATGCCGGGCCGGTTGCCGGGGCTGGAAGGTCTTCACTGGTCGGCGTTTCTGGGCGAACCCGTGCGGGTGCTGAACGACGCCCATGCCGCGCTGATGGCCGAAGCCCGGTTTGGGGCCGCCCGCAACATCCAAAACGCTCTCATGCTGACGCTGGGCACGGGCGTGGGGGGCGGGCTGCTGATGAACGGACGGCTCTATCAAGGATACTACCAGATGGCGGGTCATTTAGGCCACATACCGGTCCAGGCCGACAGCAGTCAGTTGGGAATCACCGGAACGCCCGGTTCGCTGGAAGATGCCATCGGCAATGCCACGGTGGCCCGGCGGTCGTACGGGCGGTATTCGATGACCAACGAATTGCTGGATGCCTATCACCAGCAGGAACCCCTGGCGACCCTGGTCTGGCTGACTTCGGTGCGGCATCTGGCCACCGCTCTCGCAGGGCTTGCCAATGCGTTCTCTCCGGAGGTCATTGTGCTGGGGGGCGGCATTACGCAGGCTGGTGACGCTTTGTTCGGGCCGCTGGACTCGTTTATGGCTCTTTTTGAATGGCGACCGGCGGGAAAGAAGACCGCCATCCGCAAAGCCCACTTTGAAGACTGGGCGGGCGCTATCGGTGCTGCGGGCTTCGCGGTGGTAGCAGACAGTGAAATACAGACCCTATGA
- a CDS encoding methionine synthase, whose translation MQPNPIRTTVIGSYPFPGWLEFASQNLDQFGPADVEEMIEDAVIAAIHDQTTAGLDVITDGEQTRLDFNLSFYGYIKGLQPNHAETRKFGPPAHDQRGKHSIVEELTAPNGLGAVKEYQRLKKLAPAGPTLKASIPGPYTLSGRMLPNDRYKDRYEITEALLPFIRKELEDLVAAGCEEITVDEPSMSCYAYKEDTKRFVDIFNRTVAPVVGKCRLSTHLCFGNFKGRPVGYRKIHPMLPDFLDLSVDEVHVEMANREFDEIELIAEFAQKMDVAVGIIDVKNYYIETVKDVIERIETCLKYIPAEKLAVAPDCGLSQTARWAARQKLVSMVTGAKKVRGE comes from the coding sequence ATGCAACCCAACCCCATCCGTACAACCGTTATCGGCAGTTACCCGTTTCCCGGCTGGCTTGAATTTGCCTCCCAGAATTTGGACCAGTTTGGTCCCGCCGACGTGGAAGAAATGATTGAAGATGCCGTCATCGCGGCCATTCACGACCAGACCACCGCCGGGCTGGATGTCATCACCGACGGCGAACAGACCCGGCTGGACTTCAACCTGTCGTTCTACGGCTACATCAAGGGGTTGCAACCCAACCATGCCGAGACGCGGAAATTCGGGCCACCCGCCCACGATCAGCGCGGCAAACACTCCATCGTTGAGGAGTTGACGGCTCCGAACGGTTTGGGAGCCGTTAAAGAATACCAGCGATTGAAAAAACTGGCTCCGGCCGGCCCGACCCTGAAAGCATCCATTCCCGGACCGTACACACTCAGTGGCCGGATGCTGCCCAACGACCGCTACAAAGATCGTTACGAGATTACGGAAGCGTTGCTGCCTTTTATCCGGAAGGAACTGGAAGATCTGGTTGCGGCTGGTTGTGAGGAGATTACCGTCGATGAGCCGTCCATGTCGTGTTACGCCTACAAAGAGGATACGAAGCGGTTTGTCGATATTTTCAACCGCACGGTAGCGCCGGTGGTGGGCAAATGCCGCCTTTCGACGCACTTGTGTTTTGGTAACTTCAAGGGGCGGCCCGTTGGGTACCGGAAAATTCACCCCATGTTGCCGGATTTCCTGGATTTGTCGGTGGATGAGGTGCACGTGGAAATGGCCAACCGCGAGTTCGATGAGATTGAACTCATCGCCGAATTTGCGCAGAAGATGGACGTGGCCGTTGGCATTATCGATGTGAAAAATTATTACATCGAAACCGTTAAGGATGTGATTGAACGCATTGAAACGTGCTTGAAATACATTCCGGCGGAGAAACTGGCGGTGGCGCCGGATTGCGGATTGAGTCAGACCGCTCGCTGGGCGGCCCGCCAGAAGCTAGTTAGCATGGTGACCGGGGCAAAAAAAGTGCGGGGTGAATAA